From Microcaecilia unicolor chromosome 11, aMicUni1.1, whole genome shotgun sequence, the proteins below share one genomic window:
- the BRI3BP gene encoding BRI3-binding protein, translated as MYGVRLLLLLTLLLGGLLCARGARSRNTERPNTFRRAASGVYQAMSGVLGEENVRALQKYFSRLTERFVYGVDLLVDTLWRVWTDLLDVLGIDASNLTHYFSPAAVANNPTRALLLVGAVLVAYWFVSLFLGFFFYLLHVLFGRFFWVVRVLLFALSCVYILQKYEGEPEHAVLPLCCVVAVYFMTGPVGFYWRRNSSGLEEKIDHLDSQIRLLNIRLTRVIESLDRASD; from the exons ATGTACGGCGTCCGGCTTTTGCTGCTGCTCACTTTGCTCTTGGGTGGTTTGCTGTGCGCTCGGGGGGCCAGGAGTCGCAACACCGAGAGGCCCAACACTTTCCGTCGGGCGGCCAGCGGGGTGTATCAGGCGATGAGCGGCGTCCTGGGCGAGGAGAACGTTCGGGCATTGCAGAAG tacttCTCCAGGTTAACAGAGAGGTTTGTGTATGGTGTGGATCTGTTGGTAGATACGCTGTGGAGAGTCTGGACTGACCTGCTTGATGTTCTCGGAATTGATG CTTCCAACTTGACTCATTATTTCAGCCCTGCTGCTGTTGCTAATAACCCAACCCGGGCTCTTCTGCTGGTTGGGGCTGTGTTGGTGGCCTACTGGTTTGTCTCTCTTTTCCTTGGATTCTTCTTCTATCTCTTGCATGTTCTCTTTGGTCGCTTCTTCTGGGTCGTGCGAGTGCTTCTGTTTGCACTGTCTTGCGTGTATATCCTACAGAAATATGAAGGGGAGCCGGAGCATGCTGTGTTGCCTCTCTGCTGTGTGGTAGCGGTTTACTTCATGACTGGGCCTGTGGGGTTCTACTGGAGAAGGAACAGCAGCGGCCTGGAGGAGAAGATTGACCACTTAGACAGCCAAATCAGGCTCCTCAACATCCGTCTTACCAGAGTCATAGAGAGTCTAGACAGAGCCAGTGACTAG